The Pseudomonas protegens genome contains the following window.
TTACTCTGCAACCACCCCGGTTGATCCGCGCGTGGCGCAGAAGATGAGTGAATGCCTGCTGGTCGACGGAAACTTCGGTAACCCGGCGTCCCGCTCCCACGTGTTCGGCTGGAAGGCCGAAGAGTCGGTGGAAAATGCCCGTCGCCAAGTGGCGGACCTGGTCAACGCCGACCCGCGTGAAATCGTCTGGACTTCCGGTGCCACCGAGTCCGACAACCTGGCAATCAAGGGCGTCGCGCATTTCTATCATACCAAGGGCAAGCACCTGATCACCTCGAAGATCGAGCACAAGGCTGTCCTGGACACCATGCGCCAACTCGAGCGTGAAGGCTTCGAAGTGACCTACATCGAGCCGGGCGAAGACGGTCTGATCACTCCGGCCATGGTTGAAGCAGCCCTGCGTGACGACACCATCCTGGTTTCGATCATGCATGTGAACAACGAAATCGGCACCATCAACGATATCGCCGCCATCGGCGAGTTGACCCGCTCCAAAGGCGTCCTGTTCCACGTTGACGGGGCTCAGTCCACCGGCAAGGTCGAAATCGACCTGCAGGCCCTGAAAGTCGACCTGATGTCGTTCTCTGCCCACAAGACCTACGGTCCCAAAGGCATTGGCGCGCTGTACGTCAGCCGCAAGCCTCGCGTGCGTCTTGAAGCCACCATGCACGGCGGCGGTCATGAGCGCGGCATGCGCTCCGGCACCCTGGCGACTCACCAGATCGTCGGCATGGGCGAAGCCTTCCGCGTCGCCAAGGAAGACATGGCTGCCGAAAATGCTCGCATCAAGGCCCTGAGCGACCGCTTCTACAAGCAGGTCGAGCATCTGGAAGAGCTGTACATCAACGGCAGCATGACGGCCCGCGTGCCGCACAACCTGAACCTGAGCTTCAACTACGTTGAAGGCGAGTCGCTGATCATGGCCCTCAAGGACCTGGCAGTGTCTTCCGGTTCGGCTTGTACTTCGGCTTCGCTTGAGCCTTCGTATGTTCTGCGCGCCCTGGGCCGCAACGACGAGTTGGCCCACAGCTCGATCCGCTTCACCTTCGGCCGTTTCACCACCGAAGAAGAAATCGATTACGCGGCGCAGAAAGTCTGCGAAGCCGTCACCAAGCTGCGCGCTCTGTCGCCGCTGTGGGACATGTACAAAGATGGCGTCGATATCTCGAAGATCGAGTGGGCGGCGCACTGAATATAAGTCGCCGCACAGGGTTCTGTAGAACGTGCCGATAACGGCGATTTGCAGAACCCGAGAGCGACTCTCTGATGAGTGAGGATTAAGAATCATGGCTTACAGCGAAAAGGTCATCGACCACTACGAGAACCCGCGTAACGTCGGCAAGATGGACGCGGAAGATCCGGATGTCGGCACCGGCATGGTCGGCGCTCCCGCCTGCGGCGACGTAATGCGCCTGCAGATCAAGGTCAACGAGCAGGGCATCATCGAAGACGCCAAGTTCAAGACCTATGGCTGCGGTTCCGCCATTGCGTCCAGTTCCCTGGCCACTGAGTGGATGAAGGGCAAGACCCTGGATGAAGCCGAAACCATCAAGAACACCCAGCTGGCTGAAGAGCTGGCCCTGCCTCCAGTGAAGATTCACTGCTCGGTACTCGCCGAAGACGCCATCAAGGCCGCCGTTCGCGATTACAAGCAGAAGAAAGGCCTGATCTGATCGATCGGCTTTCACAGATTTGGCGACAAGTAAGGAGTCACGATGGCTATCAGCATGACAGAAGCGGCTGCTCAACACGTGCGACGCTCCCTCAACGGGCGCGGCAAGGGTGATGGGATTCGTCTGGGTGTTCGCACCACGGGCTGTTCCGGCCTTGCCTATGTGCTGGAGTTCGTCGACGAGATCGGCGAGGACGATCAGGTGTTCGAGAGTCACGGCGAGAAAGTGATCATCGACCCGAAAAGCCTGACCTATCTGGACGGCACCGAGCTTGATTTCGTCAAGGAAGGGTTGAACGAAGGCTTTAAGTTCAACAACCCCAACGTTCGCGGTGAATGTGGCTGCGGCGAAAGCTTCAACATTTGAGGCTTTCCAGTGGGTACTCCTTGTCATTTCGCTTTATTTGAGCTGCAACCGAGCTTCCGCCTGGATCTCGAGCAGCTGGCCGCGCGCTACCGTGAGTTGGCGCGCGGGGTTCATCCTGACCGTTTTGCCGATGCGTCCGAGCGCGAGCAGCGCCTGGCCCTGGAGCAGTCGGCGAGCCTCAATGAGGCTTACCAGACGCTCAAGAGTCCGCCCAAGCGTGCCCGTTATCTGTTGGCGTTGAAGGGCGGCGAGTTGCCGCTTGAAGTCACGGTGCATGATCCCGAGTTTCTTCTGCAGCAGATGCAGTGGCGCGAAGAGCTCGAAGACCTGCAGGACAGCGCCGACCTGGCCGGTGTGGCGGCATTCAAGCGTCGGCTGAAGACCGCCCAGGATGAACTGAACGAAAGCTTCGCAGCCTGTTGGGATGATGCAGCGCAGCGCGAACAGGCCGAACGCCTGATGCGGCGCATGCAGTTCCTCGACAAGCTCACCTACGAAGTGCGCCAGTTAGAAGAGCGCCTCGACGATTAACCCAGTGCCGCTCCGGTCGCACGCCTGATATACAGATAAGTCCAGATAAGCATGGCCCTACTGCAGATCGCCGAACCCGGCCAAAGTCCTCAACCGCACCAGCGTCGCCTGGCTGTGGGGATCGACTTGGGCACTACCAATTCGCTGGTCGCTGCCTTGCGCAGTGGTCTTTCCGAGCCTCTGGCCGATGCGCAGGGTCAGGTGATTCTGCCGTCCGCCGTGCGCTATCACGCCGACCGCGTCGAAGTGGGCGAGTCCGCCCGCCTGGCCGCGCCCACCGATCCCTTGAACACCGTGCTTTCGGTCAAGCGCCTGATGGGGCGCGGCCTGGCCGACGTCAAGCAGCTGGGCGAGCAACTGCCTTATCGCTTCGTTGACGGCGAGTCGCACATGCCGTTCATCGAGACCATCCAGGGGCCGAAAAGCCCGGTGGAAGTATCGGCTGAAGTGCTCAAGGTATTGCGTCAGCGCGCTGAAGCGACCCTGGGCGGCGAGCTGGTGGGGGCGGTGATTACTGTTCCGGCCTATTTCGACGATGCCCAGCGTCAAGCCACCAAGGATGCGGCCAAGCTGGCTGGTCTGAATGTGCTGCGCTTGCTCAACGAGCCGACCGCGGCTGCCGTGGCCTATGGTCTGGACCAGCACGCCGAGGGTGTGGTGGCGATCTATGACCTGGGCGGCGGTACTTTCGATATTTCCATCCTGCGCCTGACCGGCGGTGTCTTTGAAGTGCTGGCCACTGGTGGCGATACCGCCCTGGGTGGCGATGACTTCGATCACGCCATCGCTGGCTGGATCATCGAGGGTGCGGGCCTGTCCGCCGACCTGGATCCGGGGACTCAGCGCAACCTGTTGCAAACCGCCTGCGCGGCCAAGGAAGCCCTGACCCATGCCGATTCGGTGGAGGTGGTTTACGGTGACTGGCGCGCGGCGTTGACCCGCGAAACCTTTGACGTGCTGATCGAGCCCATGGTGGCTCGCAGCCTCAAGGCCTGCCGTCGCGCCGTTCGCGACTCCAATGTCGAGCTGGACGAAGTACAGGCAGTGGTCATGGTCGGCGGTTCGACCCGGGTGCCGCGTGTGCGTGAAGCGGTCGCCGAAATGTTCGGTCGCCAGCCGTTGACCGAGATCGATCCGGATCAAGTGGTGGCCATTGGTGCCGCGATCCAGGCCGATACCCTGGCCGGCAACAAGCGTGAAGGCGGTGAATTGCTGCTGCTGGACGTGATTCCGCTGTCCTTGGGGCTGGAAACCATGGGCGGGCTGATGGAGAAGGTGATTCCGCGTAACACCACCATCCCGGTTGCCCGTGCCCAGGACTTCACCACCTACAAGGATGGCCAGACGGCCATGATGATTCATGTGCTGCAGGGTGAGCGTGAGCTGATCAGCGACTGTCGCTCCCTGGCGCGCTTCGAACTGCGTGGCATTCCACCGATGGTGGCCGGTGCGGCGAAGATCCGCGTGACCTTCCAGGTCGACGCCGATGGCCTGCTCAGCGTCTCGGCTCGAGAGCTGGGTTCGGGTGTTGAAGCCAGCATTCAGGTCAAGCCGTCCTACGGTCTGACCGACGGCGAAATCGCCAAGATGCTCAAGGATTCCTTCCAGTACGCCGGCGACGACAAGGTGGCCCGCGTGCTGCGTGAGCAGCAGGTTGATGCCCAGCGCCTGATCGAGGCTGTGCAGGGCGCCCTGGACGCTGACGGTGACCGTCTGCTGGACGCTGAAGAGCGCATGGTCATCGAGTTGCAGATGCAGGAACTGAGTGAATTGATGCGTGGCACCGATGGTTACGCCATCGAGCAGCAGACCAAGCGTCTGTCGCAAGTGACCGATGCCTTTGCTGCCCGCCGCCTGGATTCGACGGTGAAAGCCGCTCTGGCGGGGCGCAACCTGAATGAAATCGAGGAATAACTGATGCCGCAGATCATTTTTCTGCCACACGCCGTGTTCTGCCCGGACGGTCTGGTTGTCGAGGTCGAGCCCGGTGTTTCGGTGCTCGAGGTGGCCCACGACAACCACATCGAGATCGAGAGCGCCTGCGGCGGCGTCTGCGCCTGCACGACCTGCCACTGCATCATTCGTGAAGGGTTTGACTCGCTGAACGAAGCCGACGAGCTGGAAGAAGACTTGCTGGACAAGGCCTGGGGCCTGGAAGCACAGTCGCGCCTGTCGTGCCAGGCCATCGTTGGCGATGAAGACCTGACCGTGGAAATTCCCAAGTACTCGCTCAACCATGCCGCCGAAGCGCCGCACTGATTCAAGGAGTCGTCATGAGTCTGAAGTGGGTTGATGTACTGGAAATCGCGATCCAGCTGGCTGAGTCCAAGCCGGATGTGGATCCGCGTTATGTGAACTTTGTCGATCTGCACCAATGGGTTCTGGCACTGCCAGAGTTCAGCGACGATCCGGCTCGCGGAGGCGAGAAGGTTCTTGAAGCAATTCAGGCCGCCTGGATCGACGAAGCGGACTGAATCCGCGGGCTACGCAGTTAGGCAATCCCTATAAACCCGCGTATAATTCGCGGGTTTAATTTTTCGCTTTAATCACCGTTTCTGGAGTTACACCATGGCTGTTCAACGTACTTTCTCCATCATCAAGCCTGACGCTGTTGCAAAAAACGTTATCGGCAAGATCGTTTCCCGTTTTGAAGAAGCCGGCCTGCGCGTTGTAGCTTCGAAAATGAAGCAACTGT
Protein-coding sequences here:
- a CDS encoding IscS subfamily cysteine desulfurase, which codes for MKLPIYLDYSATTPVDPRVAQKMSECLLVDGNFGNPASRSHVFGWKAEESVENARRQVADLVNADPREIVWTSGATESDNLAIKGVAHFYHTKGKHLITSKIEHKAVLDTMRQLEREGFEVTYIEPGEDGLITPAMVEAALRDDTILVSIMHVNNEIGTINDIAAIGELTRSKGVLFHVDGAQSTGKVEIDLQALKVDLMSFSAHKTYGPKGIGALYVSRKPRVRLEATMHGGGHERGMRSGTLATHQIVGMGEAFRVAKEDMAAENARIKALSDRFYKQVEHLEELYINGSMTARVPHNLNLSFNYVEGESLIMALKDLAVSSGSACTSASLEPSYVLRALGRNDELAHSSIRFTFGRFTTEEEIDYAAQKVCEAVTKLRALSPLWDMYKDGVDISKIEWAAH
- the iscU gene encoding Fe-S cluster assembly scaffold IscU; this encodes MAYSEKVIDHYENPRNVGKMDAEDPDVGTGMVGAPACGDVMRLQIKVNEQGIIEDAKFKTYGCGSAIASSSLATEWMKGKTLDEAETIKNTQLAEELALPPVKIHCSVLAEDAIKAAVRDYKQKKGLI
- the iscA gene encoding iron-sulfur cluster assembly protein IscA, whose product is MAISMTEAAAQHVRRSLNGRGKGDGIRLGVRTTGCSGLAYVLEFVDEIGEDDQVFESHGEKVIIDPKSLTYLDGTELDFVKEGLNEGFKFNNPNVRGECGCGESFNI
- the hscB gene encoding co-chaperone HscB: MGTPCHFALFELQPSFRLDLEQLAARYRELARGVHPDRFADASEREQRLALEQSASLNEAYQTLKSPPKRARYLLALKGGELPLEVTVHDPEFLLQQMQWREELEDLQDSADLAGVAAFKRRLKTAQDELNESFAACWDDAAQREQAERLMRRMQFLDKLTYEVRQLEERLDD
- the hscA gene encoding Fe-S protein assembly chaperone HscA, giving the protein MALLQIAEPGQSPQPHQRRLAVGIDLGTTNSLVAALRSGLSEPLADAQGQVILPSAVRYHADRVEVGESARLAAPTDPLNTVLSVKRLMGRGLADVKQLGEQLPYRFVDGESHMPFIETIQGPKSPVEVSAEVLKVLRQRAEATLGGELVGAVITVPAYFDDAQRQATKDAAKLAGLNVLRLLNEPTAAAVAYGLDQHAEGVVAIYDLGGGTFDISILRLTGGVFEVLATGGDTALGGDDFDHAIAGWIIEGAGLSADLDPGTQRNLLQTACAAKEALTHADSVEVVYGDWRAALTRETFDVLIEPMVARSLKACRRAVRDSNVELDEVQAVVMVGGSTRVPRVREAVAEMFGRQPLTEIDPDQVVAIGAAIQADTLAGNKREGGELLLLDVIPLSLGLETMGGLMEKVIPRNTTIPVARAQDFTTYKDGQTAMMIHVLQGERELISDCRSLARFELRGIPPMVAGAAKIRVTFQVDADGLLSVSARELGSGVEASIQVKPSYGLTDGEIAKMLKDSFQYAGDDKVARVLREQQVDAQRLIEAVQGALDADGDRLLDAEERMVIELQMQELSELMRGTDGYAIEQQTKRLSQVTDAFAARRLDSTVKAALAGRNLNEIEE
- the fdx gene encoding ISC system 2Fe-2S type ferredoxin, producing the protein MPQIIFLPHAVFCPDGLVVEVEPGVSVLEVAHDNHIEIESACGGVCACTTCHCIIREGFDSLNEADELEEDLLDKAWGLEAQSRLSCQAIVGDEDLTVEIPKYSLNHAAEAPH
- the iscX gene encoding Fe-S cluster assembly protein IscX, whose product is MSLKWVDVLEIAIQLAESKPDVDPRYVNFVDLHQWVLALPEFSDDPARGGEKVLEAIQAAWIDEAD